From one Diprion similis isolate iyDipSimi1 chromosome 7, iyDipSimi1.1, whole genome shotgun sequence genomic stretch:
- the LOC124407965 gene encoding uncharacterized protein LOC124407965 — translation MARERYMMAKELEFARRELALLSREIVPAPREPVREQLVQQNHNINAMKELIGDFKGGNVDFRKWEEQFKLLCRTYQLDDAHARLLLSAKLKGNASQWFQSKPEYIGMKVGVLLHELAMMFDHRPNRLARRKKFEDRIWKALENFSDYYHDKIILGSDVPIDEEELVDYLIDGIPNTSIQTQARIQRFREKASLLDAFDKVKLPPEKKIFAKSEAYGGENTKATPVASEHKASLTEKKPVDTFQSPRCFNCSKNGHLAFDCKLPRRAKGACLKCFAADHQLPDCPKVKREQISFISEPDGANFYKIAEFDVKVGKSRCLLDTLLDTGSPISLIKQQVVLNVNIDTTDIELNQYVGLNNSNLEIRGKIRANVRFDGLNCEDIDLRVVPDSTMKTSIILGREVLKKLNLELKTPAELEEEVVQEPFNIETCSIDVNVAESILINPGISREIQSAVRRLLTTDYLSPERPIEPQVQGEISLTLTSDKPLYFSRLAFTEKEQLKKILDKLLENGTIRPSESPYASPIVLVKKSNREFRLCIDYRFLNKIIERDNYPLPLIEDQIDTLRDKKYYSLLDLKDGFHHIKVTEDSIKYTSFVIPLGQLNI, via the coding sequence ATGGCCAGAGAACGATATATGATGGCCAAAGAGTTGGAGTTTGCGAGACGTGAGCTTGCTCTTCTTTCACGTGAGATTGTGCCAGCGCCCAGGGAACCTGTGCGCGAGCAACTTGTGCAGCAAAACCACAACATCAACGCCATGAAGGAGTTAATCGGTGACTTCAAGGGTGGAAATGTTGACTTCAGGAAATGGGAGGAACAGTTCAAACTTTTGTGCCGTACGTATCAATTGGACGATGCTCACGCTCGACTTCTACTAAGCGCCAAGCTTAAGGGCAATGCAAGCCAGTGGTTTCAATCAAAACCAGAGTATATTGGCATGAAGGTGGGTGTACTCTTACACGAACTGGCTATGATGTTCGACCATCGTCCCAATCGACTGGCTCGTCGAAAGAAATTTGAGGACAGAATCTGGAAAGCTTTGGAAAATTTCAGTGATTATTACCACGACAAAATTATTCTGGGTAGTGACGTTCCAATCGATGAAGAGGAATTGGTCGACTACCTAATCGACGGAATCCCTAATACGTCTATTCAGACCCAAGCAAGGATTCAGCGCTTCCGGGAAAAGGCATCCTTGTTGGATGCTTTTGATAAGGTGAAATTGccacctgaaaaaaaaatttttgcaaagagTGAGGCCTACGGAGGTGAAAACACCAAGGCGACGCCTGTAGCTTCCGAACACAAGGCATCGTTGACTGAAAAGAAACCAGTTGATACATTCCAGAGTCCACGTTGCTTCAATTGCAGTAAAAATGGTCATCTTGCTTTTGATTGCAAACTTCCAAGGCGAGCGAAAGGGGCATGTCTTAAATGCTTCGCAGCTGACCATCAACTACCGGACTGCCCCAAAGTTAAGAGGGAGCAGATCAGCTTTATATCGGAACCAGACGGAGCCAACTTCTATAAGATTGCTGAATTCGACGTCAAGGTGGGAAAATCAAGGTGCCTTCTGGACACCTTATTGGATACAGGAAGTCCCATAAGTCTAATCAAGCAACAGGTTGTACTTAACGTAAATATAGATACCACAGATATTGAACTAAACCAATATGTAGGTTTGAACAATAGTAACCTAGAAATAAGAGGCAAAATTAGGGCTAACGTACGTTTCGATGGTCTTAACTGTGAAGACATAGATCTCAGGGTTGTGCCCGATTCTACGATGAAAACTTCAATAATTCTGGGTCGAgaggtattaaaaaaattaaatttagagCTGAAAACACCTGCTGAGCTGGAAGAAGAGGTTGTTCAAGAACCGTTTAATATTGAAACCTGTAGCATAGATGTCAACGTAGCTGAATCAATATTGATAAATCCAGGCATTAGCCGAGAAATTCAGTCGGCAGTAAGACGATTGTTAACCACGGATTATCTGTCACCAGAACGTCCAATTGAACCACAGGTGCAGGGAGAGATATCACTGACCCTCACTAGTGACAAACCTCTCTATTTTAGTAGGTTGGCCTTTACAGAGAAAGAACAGCTGAAAAAGATTTTAGACAAGTTGTTGGAAAACGGGACTATTCGACCGAGCGAATCGCCTTACGCATCGCCTATTGTTCTAGTCAAAAAGAGCAATAGGGAGTTCAGACTCTGCATAGACTATAGATTTCTTAACAAGATCATTGAGAGGGATAATTACCCACTCCCATTGATCGAAGATCAAATCGATACGTTAAGAGATAAGAAGTACTATAGTTTGCTCGACTTAAAGGACGGGTTTCACCACATTAAGGTTACCGAAGATTCAATCAAATATACATCATTTGTGATCCCTTTAGGTCAATTGAACATCTAA